The region TTCTCCAAAATAAACACAATTTTCCCTTCTGATCCCAAATCTGACTTTGGTCGCACAAACTTGAGCTTTTCAAATTAAATCGAACGGAAGAAAGCATAATAAAACCCCGCTTTCCGAGAAAAGCGGGGTTAGTCAGCAATCTGAGCCCGTCTTTTAATACAAAGACGGGCTTTAAATTTGTGAGCAAGAATCAAGACTTTTTTATTTTTTTACCCAGCCTTTTGCGCTCATGCAGCGTTGAAAGACTTTGGCTTCACCGGTGGATCGGCTCTGGTCGTGGCTGTAGGTCCTCCGGGGCAGGTCATTGTCCGGGGCGGCGTGGGTTCTTTTCTGGGCCCGTTCGCGGCACTGGTCACGGTCTGCTTGAAAACGTTCGCTTCTGTTTACGGACATATCAAGGGTCGGGTTCTGCCATGATGTGCAACCGGCCAGCAGAAGCAGTGCGGTAATGATTACATAACGCATGTTTAAGTCCTCGATCAGGCTTTTACAATGAAGCCCGCGTTTCTCAGGTTTTCTTTGTTGTAGGGAAATTCTTTTCCATCCAGCCCCAGCATGCTTCCCCCGGCTGCTTCTACTATGGCCTGCCCTGCAGCAGTGTCCCATTCCATGGTAGGGTTGAAGCGGGGATATTGGTGTGCTTTTCCTTCAGCCACAAGGCAGAATTTGATGGCACTTCCTGCCGGAGTCATTTCTTTTACATTCAGGGTCTCCAGATATTCGGCCAGTGCGGGAGCGGGGTGCGATCTGCTGCCGACAATATTAAGTCCTTCTCCCTCAGCTGGCGGGGTGGTGGAAATTGAGACGGGTTTTTCTCCCTTTCGGCTGACCTGTGCCCCGGTTTCAATGCTTCCGGTATAAAGCGTATCCTGTGTAGGGGCATAAACCACTCCCAGCACCGGGCGGTTTTCACGCATGAGTGCGATACACACGCAGAATTCACCGTTGTCTTTGATGAATTCCTTGGTGCCGTCCAGCGGGTCCACGAGGAAGAAATCCTTCCATAGTTTGCGTTCTTCATAAGGAATCTTGGTTCCTTCTTCCGACAGGACCGGGATTTCCGGGTATAGTTCTGCCAGATGTTTTGCTATAACCTTATTGGACGCAATGTCTGCTGCTGTAACCGGGGATTTGTCATCCTTGTTCAGGACGTCGAATCCCTTACTGCGCACTTCCATAATGGCAGCCCCGGCTTCGCGGGCGATATTTGAGAGATTTGTAATCATTTTCTTCATGGGCACAGCTGTACCAGACCTTGGTTGATGTGTCATCTGTTCCGTCTTGCCATGCTGTTAATTTTGACTTGCACGGCCTGCGCGCCTATCATTTGCTGTCTATAAAGGGGGAAAGATGAGTATCGATTTAAAAGTCAAGGAATTGCTGGCTGACCGTTTTATCCTTAAAAGCTTTGCTTCCGGTGAAAGTGTGCGTGTTGCTCCCCATGCTGCTATCCGTGAAATTTCACGGGACCTCGGGCTTGATCTTAATTGTGTTGAACGGGCAGTATTTTCCGTTGAAGCGGTTCCGGAGCGTTATGTCCGGAACCTTTCCACCTTCAGTGTTGAAGAGCAGCGCAGGTTGTTTTTTTCCAAAGTTGCCATGGTGGGGCTGGGCGGTCTGGGAGGGCATCTGCTGGAGTCTCTTGTGCGCTGCGGGGTGGGGCATATTGTTGCCTGTGACGGAGATGTTTTTGAGCCTTCCAATCTGAACAGGCAGCGGCTGGCTGCCGAAAATTCCCTGTACAGCAAAAAAAGTGATGCTGCTTTTGAGATGGCTCGCGAGGTCAATCCAGCTGTGTTTCTGGATGTGCGTTCCGATTTTATAGGAGCGGACGGTTTTGAATCGTTTATTTCCGGGGCAGATCTGGTGGCTGACTGTCTAGGAGGACTTGAGTTTCGGGAACCGCTGAAGAAGGCTGCTGCAAAGCTCGGTATCCCCATGGTGACTGCGTCTGTTGCCGGGTGGGCCGGAGTGGTTTCGACCGTTTATCCCGGAGACAGGTCTCCGGCGGATTTTTTCGGTTCGGATAACGGCTTGGAAGAGGAGTTAGGCACTCCGGTTTCTGCAATTACAACAGCTGTGGGAGTTCAGAGCAGCGAGATTTTAAAGATACTCAGCGGAAAAGGGGCAGTTCTTTCCGGTAAGGCCATTATGTTTGACCTTGGGAAAATGTATTTCGATACCGTAATGATCTAAAAGTAAGACAGATAGGGATAAAGTAAGGCTGTGAAGTAATTTCTATCGAAAGCTATTGTGTCATAAAGCTCGAAGCATGATTTAATTGTGCTTCGGGCTTTTATTTTGCGTAAAAAAACAGCAATTGTTGTTTTGTAGTTGTTTATATTAAAGTATTTTACTATGTGATTAGTGTTATATTCGGCTGGTTAAACTGTTTTGTGTGAGTGTGTTTGTGTTCTTAAATGTTAATTCCAAATTTATGGTAAAACTTTTTAAAATATTAAATTGCATAAAGGTGTGCAAATAGGCTGATCTATTGGAAAAAATTTAAAATTATATAGACAGAATAGCTTTTTATATATATTTATACGTTAAATTTTGATTCTGAATCGAAAGTATACGTATGGAGGATATATATGAATGAGTCTTTTGAGGACGTTGTTACAGAAATTAATAGTATTTCAGAGGCTCTGGATTTCATAAGTGAATCCATTGAGTGTCATGCATCAGAGGGTAAAAAAATAAATCTCTGCGGACTTGCCTATCTGACCAGATTGCTGGGCGGCAGGTCTTCCGGTGCTGCTGATAGCTGCTGGGGGATTTGTACAGATAACGGTCAGGAGAAATCCGGGGGGCATGATTCGTAAATATGATCCTGTTTATACTACATTATCATTTTGAGTTGTGGTATTGTTCCGGCATACTCGGTTTGATGTTGACGTGATGGTCCAATTAATGTCTCGGAGGTTGCAGGTGAGTGATGATTCCCTTGTAAAGACGGATGAAGAGATTCCCAAAATTCTTGTAGTTGATGATTCTGCTACCATGAGGAATTTTTTGACCCGTGTTCTTGAAGGCGACTATGATGTGGATACCGCCTCCGATGGGGTTGAGTGCATTACTCAATATATGAAGGTTAAGCCCTGTGTCATCCTGCTGGATCTGCTTATGCCGGGTATGGACGGCTTTGCTGTTATTGAAAAAATTCGCAATGTAATAAAGGATCAGGAGGTCATCATCATTGTCCTCACCGGACAGGATGAGCAGGAGATCAAAGCCCGTGCATTGAACAGCGGGGCCAATGATTACCTTACAAAGCCTTTTCATGTGGTTGAACTCAAGGCGAGGGTGGGGGTTGCCATCAGACAGGTCATGCTGACCCGCCAGTTGCAGGCGGCCAATACCAGTCTGCAGAAAGCATATAATATTATTGACGACGAAGTTAAGCTGGTCGCCCGGTTGCAGGACAAGCTGCTGCCCACGGTCGTTCCGGTTATTGAAGGGCTTGATATCAAAAGCATGTATCGCCCTTCCGGACGGGCCAGCGGTGACTATTACGATGTCTTCGGCCTTGAAGAGGGTGTGGTCCGGGTGATTATGGCCGATGTCTCCGGGCATGGTCCGCAGGCAGCATTTATCATGGCCATCGTGCGTACGCTTTTCAAGGCTGATGGTGCCAACCACAATGATCTTTCCGACAGTCTGAACCAGATCAATTCCCATCTGCTGGATTTGATAGGCAAGGACAGTTACTTTGTTACCCTGTTCGCCGCTGATATTGATTTCAATAAAGGTGTGATGAAATATATGAGTGCCGGGCATTGCCCGACCCTTGTTATGCTGGACGGAAAGATGAGTGATCCTCTTGTTGCCGAGGTCCCGCCCTTTGGTTTTTTTCCGGTTGATGTAAACCTTTCTGAGTGCAGCTTTTCATCTTCGCTGCGACTGTTTTTGTTCACTGACGGGTGCTATGAGTGGCGTATGGCTGATGATTTTTTCAGCCTTGAGCCTTTTGTGGAGATCGCTGAGGAATTAATGCTTGAAAATTCACTGCAGCTGGACGGGCTTGAAGATATTCTTGAAGAGAAGACCGGTGTGCGGCCTGTTTTTGATGACGATGTTACCGCCCTTTCTATTAACTGGTCCGGTGCTGTCGGCAGTTAGGCTTGTGTAAATATTTTCCCTTTCAATGCTTTTAGTGCAACCATTATTTGGGTCCGGTGCAGATAGCCCATAACCAGCAGGACCAGTCCTGTAACTATGCCCGCTGTTCTGCGGTGATTATCGTCTTTGCCTTTCAGGTCCAGCCATTTTTGAAGAATAGCCTTTTTTCTTTTCCGGGGTATTGCCGCGATATATAGATTTATCCTTTTGATCAGTTTCGGGTTACGCTTGCTTACCGTGGGGTAAATGTCTCTGGTATATAATTTTTGCAGACATTGAAATCTGTCGGTAATGCCCAGAGTGTGCAACTGGTATGCAGCTACCGGAAAATCCGCAACGAACAGCTTCAATCTGCCTTCGGCGGCAGCATGATACATATCCCATGCGGAATTATAAATTATGAGCGGGGTAAACGGATATTTTTCCTGCATGAAAATTTTTGAATATCCGCCCTTGATGACCCCGCAGCTCTCTTTTCGGTTCAGTATCTTGCTCCCGACCATGTCTTTGGCTGCAAACAGTCCGCCTTGAATGTGAAAAATATAGTCTCCGAAGATCATTTCCCGGGCACGCGAACTGGAATAATACATTCCGGCATTAATGTCCGCGTCTCCATCTATGGTCTGCTGTACGGAATTCTTCCATGGCAGGAGCTTGAATTTTATGTCGATGCCGGATTGTCTGGACCATTCATTCCAGAAATCAATAAGAAGCCCGTCAGGTTCTCCTTCATCGTTGATGAATGAGATCGGGGGCATGCTCGAAGAGTGGGTGATGATCAGGGGGGAGGAAATACTTACTTCGGCAGGGGTCAAAAGAAAAACGACTGCAAGGATGATGAATAATTTGCTGAGTCGTTTTGTCATCGCACCGTCGTTTGTTTTGGTTTTAATAATATCGCTTTCAAAATCGGTTAATTAGCAATAATGTCTGGTTTAATCCACTAAAAATCCTTTTTTTGTGTTAGTTTTGGTCTAATTCCGGTTAGCTGGCAGTTGACAGTTCCATCAGCTTCGCAAAGCTTTCATCTATGGTCTGCTTGTCTTCAATCAACTGTTGCAGAAATTCATTGATGGCCGGAACCATCTGGATGGCGGTGTCGATTTCCGGGTTGGCACCTTTCTGATAGGCTCCGATATTAACCATATCTTCTACTTTGCGGAAAGTAGCCAGCTGCCCGAGAACCTTGCGCCCTGCGGCAACAATTTCTCCCTGCACAATATCTCCGCGTACACGGCTGACGCTTTTGAGAACATCGATGCACGGGTAGTGGCCCTGATCTGCAAGGTCACGGGTGAGTACGATGTGTCCGTCAAGGATTGAGCGCACCGCATCGGCAATGGGTTCGGTGAAGTCGTCACCGTCAACAAGTACGGTGTAGATTCCGGTTATGGAGCCGTGCTGGTTTTTACCGGCGCGTTCCAGCAGCTTAGGGAGCTGGGCAAATACTGACGGGGTATAACCGCCACGGGTGGGAGGTTCGCCTGCTGCAAGTCCCACTTCACGACCGGCCATGGCGAAGCGGGTGACCGAGTCCATCATCAGCAGGACATCTTTATTTAAATCACGGAAATATTCAGCAATGGCGGTGGCGGTGTATGCCGCACGCATACGGATGAGCGGGCTTTTATCAGAGGTGGCGATAACCAGTACTGAACGGGCAAGTCCTTCCGGGCCGAGATCGCGCTCAATGAATTCAACTACCTCACGGCCGCGCTCGCCAACCAGAGCGATAACATTGATGTCGGCCACAGTGTACCGGGCCATCATTGAAAGCAGTGTCGATTTACCGACGCCTGAACCGGCCATGATGCCCATGCGCTGACCTTTGCCCAATGTCAGCAATCCGTTAATGGCTTTAACTCCCACATCAAGCGGTTCATGGATGCGCGGGCGTTCCAGCGGGTTGGGAGGGTCACGGTGCAGGTCGTTGTATGCTTCGGGAATGATCGGACCTTTGCCGTCAATAGGTTCTCCGAAGGCATCCACGGCCCGGCCCAGCAGACTCATGCCTACCGGTATTTTGGGCGGGGTGCTGGAGTTTTCAATCAGGCTTCCGGGACTGATGCCGTGCATTTCCCCGTAGGGCATGAACAGGCAGGCACCGTCGCGAAAACCGACTACTTCTGCGGCGATGGGTGATTCTTTATCTTCGGGGATGAGGTGGCAGACCGAGCCCAGCGGGGCTTTGATGCCCTTACCCTCGGCAATAAGGCCGATAACCTTGCTGACCCGACCGTAGCTGCGGCAGGGGTCGATTGCGGAAAGAAGTCTAGTGCAGCCTTTCATGTCGGCCATGGTTATTCTCCTGTTCCGGGTGCCAGCTGACCGAGAATTTCCTGCACTCCTTCCCAGCGGGAGGTGACGGTGTTCTCAATCATGGCATCAGCTGCTTCAACAATAATTCCGCCGTTATCAATGGCCGGATCGGCTTTGATCCGCCACTTTGCGAGGTCGGGGTGTTCTGTCTTGGCATGTTCCAGCAATGGTCCGATTATGTCGCTGTCAGCAGGGGAGACTTTGATGACCAGTTGGGTCAGGGAGTCAATGCGGTTCAGGGCTTCATCAAGCAATGCGCCGAGAATTTCCTGCCTGCGGGATTCCATTTCCACGGCCAGTGTCTTTTCGATGACCATGAATACCAGCGAGATTGCATCTGCGGACTGGGCCATCATTATATTATGTGACTGGTCCTGAATAGCCTGCAGAGTCTGGCCCACGTTCTGGCTGAAGCCGATCATGTGCTGCTCGGCTTCCTGAGCTGCCTGCTGCTGGCCTGCGGCATAACCTTCAGCCTGAGCATTGGCTTTAATGGTTTCCGCCTCAGCCATGGCCTTGGCAATAATTTCCTTGGCCATGTTCTGGGCTTTAACCTTGACCCGCTCATAATATTCGCGGTCGGTGTCTTCGTTCCAGGTCGGCTTTTTCTTGCCTTCCATTTCCTGTATGGTCATCTCCTGAGTCTTGTTATTGGAATCAAGACCCATGATTACCCTACCGGTGTAGAACTTGTCTTCTTCTGCGTTAGACAAAGACATCTCCTGAACCTCTGCTGATCATGATCCGGCCCTCGTCCTCGAGGCGGCGGATGTTTTTAACGATATTCTGCTGTGCGCCTTCCACATCGGAAAGTTTCACAGGTCCCATGATTTCGAGGTCTTCGCGGATCATGTTGGAAGCACGCTCGGACATGTTCTTGAAGAAGAGCTCCTGTAAATCGTCGGAGGCACCCTTGAGTGCGGTGGTGAGCTCTTCGTTGGAAACTTCCTTGAGCAGTTCGCGGATCGCGCGGTCGTCCAGCCCCTTGATGTCTTCGAAAACGAACATGAGGTTCCTGATTTCTTCGGCCATCTGGGTGGATTCTTCCTCGATTTCTGAAAGAACTTCCTCTTCTGTGGAGCGGTCTACGGCGTTGAGGATTTCCGCTACTGCGGGTACGCCGCCCACTTTCTTGCCTTCCTTGCCGCCCATGGCGATGAGCTGACTCTGCAGCACCCGGTCCACTTCCATGAGCATTTCTTCTGCAACAGCCTCCAGCTTGGCAAGTCTCATGAGCACTTCGGCTCTTACGCCGCCGGGCAGGTTGGATATAAGGTCCGCTGCCTGATCCGGGTGCAGATGGCCGATAATGAGGGCCAGCGTCTGCGGGTGCTCGTTTCTGAGTATCTGGGCCAGAATCTTGGGGCTGACATTCTGGAGTTCCTGAAACGGGGCCGGGCCGCTTTCAAGGTCAAGTTTATCCAGAATGTATTTGGCGGTTTCCTCATCAAGGGATTTGCTGAGCAGCCTTTTGACCTGATCGGCTCCGCCCATGAGGAGTTCTGCACCGTATGCCAGAGTTTCGTTGAACTCTTTGAGTACTTCCAGAACCTGTTCTTTGGGAACTGAATCCATCTCCAGCATGGCTTTTGACACGTCGGCAATTTCCTGACGGTTCATGCGTTTGAAGGTTTCAGCAGTAAACTTGTCCCCGAGGGCAAGAAGTACGATTGCTGTTTTCTGGTTACCGGTGAACGGCGTAGACAATTTAAGCTGCCTCCTGCTGCTTCAGCCAGCTCTTCAGCACCTGCACAGCCTGATCCATGTTCTTTTCCGAGAGTTGCAGAGCCTGAGCCTTGGCGTTCTCCAGTCTACGTGCCGTATCAAGAGCCTCTTCGTCAAGGTCGCTTTCATCAATTGCGAGTCTTTCGCCTGCTTCGGGCAGTCCTGCGAATTCGTCAATCTCTTCTTCAGCCACACGGGGCTTGATCAGAGCCATGACTACCGGGCGTACCACGAGGATCAGGAAGAGGAAGATCAGGAGGCCGTTGAGGAAAGGCTTGCCGAGACGCTGTGCGTATTCGAGCATGGTGCGCATGAGGCCTTCGTCGCCGAACATATCCTGCATGCCGAAGGACATATTGGAAACCTCTACGATGTCACCGCGCACTTCATCATATCCTACTGCGGAGCTGACCAGTTCCCGGATGCGCTGCATTTCTTCTTCAGAGCGGGGTACGTAGGTCATTTCACCTGTATCGGGGTCTTTTACATATGTTCCGTCAACAACAACCGCTACGCTGAGACGTTTCAGTTCGCCTACAGGAACGATGATCTGCTGTTCTTCTTTGTTGATTTCATAGTTGGTGGTGCGGGTTTCACGGGTGGAGTCCTGAGTTGTAGCAGTTCCGGTGAAACCGTCACCGCGAAAGTTTGCTTCGGGTACGCCGCCATCTACGTTGGCGGTGCCGCGGGTGGTTTCTTCACTGGTCTGTTCAGAGCGAGCCACCTGACCGTCCGGATCGTATGCTTCTGTCTTGATGGTGCGCTGTCTGAAATCGAGATCCGCGTTAACCTTGGCAATAACTTTGTCCGGGCCGACGATGGGCATGAGCAGACGCTGGATGCGCTGTTCGATTTTTGACTCAAGGCCGGACTTGTATTCAAGCTGGCTGTTGGTGATGTTCAGGCCCAGTCCGCCGTCATCTTCAGGCTGGTAGAGAACCTGTCCGCGCATATCAGTAATAGTTACATGTGCGGGCTTAAGTCCCTCAACAGACATGACCACGAGGTTAAGAACACCCTTGATCTGCTTGTCGGCAAGTTTTTCGCCTTCCTTGAGCTTAAGTACTACGGAAGCGGAAGGATCAACCTGTTCTTCAATAAAGAGGGACTTGGAGGGAAGTACCAGATGGACTCTGGCCCGCTCAACCTGCGGAAATTCACTGATTGTACGTGCCAGTTCACCCTGCAGGGCGCGCTGGTAGTTTATTCGCTGAATGAAATCCGTCTGTCCGATCTGGACCTCATCGAAAATTTCATAACCGATTCCCTGACCGTGAAGTGCGCCTTCACCGGCGATTTTCAGACGCAGGTCGTAAACCCTGTCTGCGGGAACCAGAATTGTGGAGCCGTTGTCCTGAATTTTGTAGGGCTCTTTGGTGGACTGCAGGATGGAAACAACGCGGGATGCGTCTTCTGCGTAGAGCTTGGTGTAGAGGACCCGGTATTCGGTCTGGTTGAGCCAGAAAACCATGAGGATGAAGGCGATTACAACTGTAGCCGCCAGTCCGCCGATCATGATCCGCTGCGAAACTGTGCGGTCAGACCAGAAACCTTGAAACTTACTCAGATACTCGGTGATGAAATTTGGCATACTTAAACTCCTGACGATTTTTCATTTGTTTAAGCAACTTGTGGGCCAGTGGCAAGATGTTTTGTTATTTTATGTGTTTATGTCGTTTTTTTTTGAGGTAGAAAAGATGTGGTGAGAGCGAGTGACAAAAAAATGTCTAATCAAAATCGGGATGTATAAAAGCTACCACGGGACCCTTCCATGATGGAATTCCCGTGGTAGCGATATTTTTGTGACAGATAAAGGAGCGTGTCTGTCAAGTTTTCAGCAGTCTTAGAAAGGCATTTTCATGACTTCCTGATACGCAGTCATTACTTTGGTGCGTACAGTACTGGTCATGGTCATGGCAACGCTGGCTTTTTGCATAGAGATCATGAGTTCATGGACGTTCTGGGTTTTGCCGGAAGCAAATTCTTCGATCATCTGTTTTTTCTGGCCCTGCAGGTCGTTAACACCCTGGATGGAGTTGGTCATTGTTTCGGCAAAAGAGTTCGGCTCGGGCTTGTGAAGGTCCATGGTCTTGTCGAACTTTTTGTCAAACTTCTGCTGGTTCTGGATGGCATTGGTGTATGCCTGCATTGCTACGTTTCTAATGGACATATTTTGCTCCTTTTATCGAAAGTCGAAGATCCGTCGTTTAATCAGCAGCCGGATGCTACTGGCCCATTCCTATGCGCAGTGCGCGGTTGAACATTCTTTTGGCGGAGTCAACAGACTGCGCATTGGCTTCGTATGATCTGCTGATGTTGATCATGTTGACCATTTCTTCAACCACGTTGATGTCCGGATATCTGACGATTCCTTTTGAGTTCGCGTCCGGGTGGTTGGGTTCATATACTTCCTTGAAGGGGCGGGTGTCGGAAACAATGCCCCTGACGGTTACGCCGCGAAGCTGCTGATTCATCTGCTGGTTCATGGCGGTTTCAAAAGGGGAGAGTACAGGGCTGGACTCCATGGAAACACTTTTACGGCGGTAGGGGCCGCCCTCGGCTGTCCGTGTAGTCCTGGCGTTAGCCATGTTCATGGATACAACGTTCAGGTACTCCCTTTGGGCTTTCAGCCCTGAAGCTCCGATATCAAGTGCTGTGAAGAAGTTCATTATCTTGCTCCGCTCTGGATGATCTTGTTCATGCCCTGAAAATTCTTCCCGATGACCTGGGAGAGGGCATTGTAGTACAAGGTGTTTTTGGCCATGGCGACCATTTCTTTATCCATATCGACCCGGCTTTCACCGTGGATGACTCTGGGTTCGAAGTTGGAAAGAACATCCCCGGAAAATTTGTCTGCATCAAATGCATTGGGGATATGCATGTTGCTGGTTCTGGTCATTTTCCCTTTGGCATCAAGGCCCATTGCTTTTTGAAGGTCTTCTTCAAATTCAAGGCGTTTCTCCTTGTATCCTGGGGTGTTGACGTTAGCCAGATTGGAGGAGACGAGGTTTTGACGCTGGAGTCTCAGGTCGAGTACTTTGCCTGTCAATTCTATGTGGCTTCCGAAAAGTCCTTTCATTTTTATATCCTCCTGCAAAAATTTCCCGGTGTCCCCGTTGAGGCGGGAAACTTGTTGGTTTCGTTGTGATTTGTATTTAGCAAAAGGCGTTCCAAGTTTGTATCTATTTGAAATTACGGACTTAAAGTTGAAAATAAGATGTTTTGCGGGAGTGGGTGTCGGAAATCAGGCGCATCAATATATTCCCCATTATATAATGTAGGGATGTTGTTTTGGGTTTTGGCACGTGAAATGCATTAAATTTGGCAGACCCTTAGGGGTCGAAAAAAATGCCGCTTTGGATTGTCCGGCGGTAAATAAAATTTCCGGAGGGGAATTATGAGTCATTTAGATTATGAAATTAACAAGGAACTCGGTGAGTGTTATCTGTTCATGGGTGAACTGGATAAGGCTGAAGATTACTACAAGAAGGCTGCCGGCTCCAACGGCGTGCATCCCGATCCTTACATCGGTCTTGCAACCATCGCGGTTCAGCGTGGCGAGTATGACGCTGCCATGTCCCTGTACGAAAAAGCTCACCAGGTAGAAGCTACCGACAAGAGCTTTGCCGGTATGGGACTGATTCAGATGGAAACCTCCCGTCAGGAAGAAGCTTTTGAAAACTTTTCTCAGGCACTTGACAGCAACATCAGCAACATGGTTGCTCTTTTCGGTATGATCAGGATTGGTCACGAGGCTGAAAGAATGGCTGAAGCTGTTCCTTACCTCGAAAAATTCCTTGAAGTTGATCCTGAGAAGCACGAAGTCCGTTACTCCCTCGCAGGTCTTTACATCTGCATGGAGCAAAAGGACAAAGCTGTCGAGCAGCTTGAAATGATCCTTGAAAAGGATCCCGCAAATGAAGCGGCTAAGGAACTGCTGAGCCAGATTTAGCTCACACAGATCCTTTATATATAGCCGACTCCCCTCCCGGTTGGTCCCGTCCCTGTTCGTGTGGTTCGGGGACGGGGACCAGCTACCGGCGAGAAACTGCGGTCCGGAACTTGCCTTTACGGCATAAATCCGGCACAACTCCACAAAAACCAAACTGGAGATGTGTTATGGATATGTTGCCTGTAAAGCGCGGAGTGCTCAGTGTTACTGATAAATCCGGGCTTGCTGAATTTGCGGCTGAGTTGGCTGGCTTCGGTGTGGAACTCATCAGCACCGGCGGTACCAAGAAAATGCTTCTTGATGCCGGTCTTGAGGTCAAGTCTGTAAGTGATGTTACCGGCTTCCCTGAAATTATGGGCGGTCGTGTAAAGACCCTGCATCCCAGCGTGCATGGCGGAATCCTTGCGGACAAGGATAACCCGGAACACCTGTCGACTCTCGAAGAACATGGAATCGAGACTATCGATATGGTCTGCGTTAACCTGTACAATTTTGCCAAGGCTGTTAGCGAAGGGCAGGACCTGAGGAACGCTGTCGAGCAGATCGACATTGGCGGTCCCACTATGCTGCGTGCTTCAGCGAAAAATTTCCATTCCGTTCTGGTTGTCCCCAGTCCGGTACATTACCCCCGTATTCTTGAAGACATGAAGAAGAACGACGGCAAGGTTTCTCTCGCGCTCAGAAAAGATCTGGCCGCGGAGACTTTTGCGCTTGTCTCTGAATACGATTCCATGATTGCCAAATATCTGGCAGATCACGACGCTTAATGTTTTTTAGCGGGATGTCATTTTTATGGCATCCCGTTTTCTATTAATAATTGAAAGACAATCCTGTCTCAAAAGCGGCGAAGCCTTAATAAAAGGTTTTGGGATTCTTAAACCCTTTTGCAAAAGGGTTTGAGGCCCCCGGCAGGGCCGCCGGAGGCATAGCAATGGAGAATTCCCATA is a window of Desulfovibrio sp. JC010 DNA encoding:
- the flgB gene encoding flagellar basal body rod protein FlgB gives rise to the protein MKGLFGSHIELTGKVLDLRLQRQNLVSSNLANVNTPGYKEKRLEFEEDLQKAMGLDAKGKMTRTSNMHIPNAFDADKFSGDVLSNFEPRVIHGESRVDMDKEMVAMAKNTLYYNALSQVIGKNFQGMNKIIQSGAR
- the flgC gene encoding flagellar basal body rod protein FlgC, with product MNFFTALDIGASGLKAQREYLNVVSMNMANARTTRTAEGGPYRRKSVSMESSPVLSPFETAMNQQMNQQLRGVTVRGIVSDTRPFKEVYEPNHPDANSKGIVRYPDINVVEEMVNMINISRSYEANAQSVDSAKRMFNRALRIGMGQ
- the fliF gene encoding flagellar basal-body MS-ring/collar protein FliF, whose protein sequence is MPNFITEYLSKFQGFWSDRTVSQRIMIGGLAATVVIAFILMVFWLNQTEYRVLYTKLYAEDASRVVSILQSTKEPYKIQDNGSTILVPADRVYDLRLKIAGEGALHGQGIGYEIFDEVQIGQTDFIQRINYQRALQGELARTISEFPQVERARVHLVLPSKSLFIEEQVDPSASVVLKLKEGEKLADKQIKGVLNLVVMSVEGLKPAHVTITDMRGQVLYQPEDDGGLGLNITNSQLEYKSGLESKIEQRIQRLLMPIVGPDKVIAKVNADLDFRQRTIKTEAYDPDGQVARSEQTSEETTRGTANVDGGVPEANFRGDGFTGTATTQDSTRETRTTNYEINKEEQQIIVPVGELKRLSVAVVVDGTYVKDPDTGEMTYVPRSEEEMQRIRELVSSAVGYDEVRGDIVEVSNMSFGMQDMFGDEGLMRTMLEYAQRLGKPFLNGLLIFLFLILVVRPVVMALIKPRVAEEEIDEFAGLPEAGERLAIDESDLDEEALDTARRLENAKAQALQLSEKNMDQAVQVLKSWLKQQEAA
- a CDS encoding tetratricopeptide repeat protein — its product is MSHLDYEINKELGECYLFMGELDKAEDYYKKAAGSNGVHPDPYIGLATIAVQRGEYDAAMSLYEKAHQVEATDKSFAGMGLIQMETSRQEEAFENFSQALDSNISNMVALFGMIRIGHEAERMAEAVPYLEKFLEVDPEKHEVRYSLAGLYICMEQKDKAVEQLEMILEKDPANEAAKELLSQI
- a CDS encoding IMP cyclohydrolase — its product is MDMLPVKRGVLSVTDKSGLAEFAAELAGFGVELISTGGTKKMLLDAGLEVKSVSDVTGFPEIMGGRVKTLHPSVHGGILADKDNPEHLSTLEEHGIETIDMVCVNLYNFAKAVSEGQDLRNAVEQIDIGGPTMLRASAKNFHSVLVVPSPVHYPRILEDMKKNDGKVSLALRKDLAAETFALVSEYDSMIAKYLADHDA
- the fliE gene encoding flagellar hook-basal body complex protein FliE, translating into MSIRNVAMQAYTNAIQNQQKFDKKFDKTMDLHKPEPNSFAETMTNSIQGVNDLQGQKKQMIEEFASGKTQNVHELMISMQKASVAMTMTSTVRTKVMTAYQEVMKMPF